GACGGATTCCCTTCCGGCGTGGTGACCCTGCGCGGGGAGTTCCTGCGGACCCACCGCGACGAGATCCTCACGATCGTCCATAACGAGGAACGCCGGGCCCGCGAGACCAATCCTCTCGAACGGATCATGGCGATCCGGGAGGAGGATGCCAATCTCGTCCGGGTGAACCGGTCACGGGACAACTGACGCGGAAACCCCGGGCGCCCGGTGACCGCACAAACGTCAACGGGTCGAAGGTACCCTGCTTCGACCCGAGACGTAGTCGGGAACGGAACGGGAACGCGTGGCAACGCGCGATGGCCTTGCAGCATCCAAGCAATAAAGAGGATGCTTATTGAAAAACCTGCCGGCACTCGTGATTTCGACGTTGTTCGGCTGGATCGGGTGGGTGCTGGGGGAAAAGATCGGGTTCATGACCGCCATCAGGGGTCCTGGTCTTCATCGGGCTGTCGGCTTACGATACCTGGAAACTGAAGCGGATGGCGGAGAACTCGGGGTACGGCGAAGCGCTCACCAACCTGTCGATCCTCGGGGCGCTGATCCTGTCCCTGGATTTCGTCAACCTCTTCCTGATGCTCCTGCGGTTGCTCGGAAGGAGGAAGTAGGGCCCCCGTAGATCGAAAAGCGTTCCACCCGACAGGGCGAAGCCCCGTGCGTCGGTTCGCACCCGGCGGCGGGGCGTTTTTCCGGGGATAAAAATTGAACAGGAAAGCTCAACGCGGGATGTTTTCATTGTCCAGTATCCATCCACAAATGGTGTTTTAGGGATCGCCCTCCGATAAATCGGTGCATCCGTTTGTTTCATATGCTGTTAATGTGATATACAAATTCATGGTTTTTCCGTAGCCTTGGGATCGTAACGCCGAGCCTTTCCTGTTGCCGATAAATAAAACAGTGGGGGCCGGGGAGTGGAGGCCTGTTGGACGGCGAATACATATTGGAAACGCGCAGCCTCACCAAGGAGTTCAGCGGCTTTGTCGCGGTCAACGATGTCAGCTTGCACGTAAAAAGAGGTTCCATTCACGCGCTGATCGGCCCGAACGGGGCCGGCAAGACCACGTTCTTCAACCTGATCACGAAATTCCTTTCCCCCACCAGCGGCCGGATCTTCTTCGACGGCATCGACATCACCCGGGAAAAACCGGCGCAGACCGCACGACGCGGTGTGATCCGGTCGTTCCAGATCTCCGCGGTGTTTCCGCACCTGACGGTCCTCGAAAACGTCCGCATCGGCCTTCAGCGGACCCTCGGAACCTCGTTCCATTTCTGGAAGTCGGAAAAAACATTGAATATCCTGAACGACCGTGCCATGGAGCTCCTTACGGCGGTGGACCTTGCGCCCTTCGCATCCGTCATCACGGTGGAGCTCCCGTATGGGCGCAAGCGGGCCCTGGAAATCGCCACCACGCTGGCGATGAATCCGGAACTGATGCTCCTGGACGAACCGACGCAAGGCATGGGACACGAAGACGTCGGTCGGATCGTCGAATTGATCCGGAAGGTTTCCGCCAACCGCACCGTCCTCATGGTGGAGCACAATCTTTCGGTGGTGGCGGACCTTTCGGACATCATCACGGTCATGCAACGGGGATCGATTCTCGCCGAAGGCCCCTACACGGAAGTCTCGAATAATCCCGAAGTGCTCGAAGCCTACGTCGGGACGGCCGATGAATAGTTTCGAATACCTGCGGGTCACGGATCTGCACGCCTTCTACGGGGAGTCCCATATCCTGCACGGCATCGATTTCACGGTGAACCGCGGTGAGCTGGTGACGCTGCTGGGTCGCAACGGAGCCGGGCGCACGACCACGCTGAAAGCGATCCTCGGGCTGGTGGGAAAGCGCACCGGTTCGATCATGGTGAACGGAAGGGAGGTAGTCGACCTTCCGACGCACAAGATCGCCCACCTGGGCATCGGTTACTGTCCCGAGGAGCGCGGGATCTACTCCAGTCTTTCCCTGGAAGAGAACCTGCTCCTGCCGCCGATCGTCTCCAGCGGCGGCATGAGCCTCGAGGAGATCTACGAAATGTTCCCCCAGCTGGCGATGCGGAAGAACATCCAGGGCGGCCGGCTGTCGGGCGGAGAGCAGCAGATGCTCGCGATGGCCCGGATCCTGCGCACCGGGGCCAGGCTGCTTCTGCTGGACGAGATCACGGAAGGCCTGGCCCCCGTCATCGTGCAGACGCTGGGCCGGGTCATCCGGAACCTGAAGGAGAAGGGTCTCACGATCGTCATGGTGGAACAGAATTTTCGATTTGCCGCGCGGTTGGCGGACCGCCACTACGTGATGGAGCACGGGGGGATCGTGGAGATGGTGAGGAAAGAGAACCTCGCATCCCGGATCGACAAGCTGCACGAGTACCTCGGTGTCTAAATTCCAACGAGAAAAGGAGGACGAAAGGATGAAACGGAAACTGCTGAGCGCACTGATTTGCGCCGCCCTGATGATTCATGTCGGTGCGACCGCCGAGGCCGCGTCCAAGATCTCCGATGGGGTGGTGAAGATCGGCGTGCTGACCGACATGTCGGGAACCTACTCGGATCTGGCCGGGCCGGGGTCGCTGATCGCGGTGCAGATGGCCGTCGCGGATTTCATCGCGAAGGAAAAGCCGGGCTTCAAGATCGAGGTGATCTCGGCGGACCACCAGAACAAGGGGGACATCGCGGCGATCAAGGCGCGGGAATGGATCGACAGGGAGAAGGTGGACGTGATCGTCGACCTGGTGACGACCTCCACCGCGCTGGCGGTCATGAAGGTGGCGAAGGAGAAGAACCGGATCACCATGGTTTCCGGCGCCGCATCGACGCCGATCACCAACGAGCAGTGCACGGACATCAATGTGCACTGGACCTACGACACCTACGCGTTGGCGGTGGGGACCGGCAAGGCGGTGGTGAAGCAGGGAGGCAAGACCTGGTTCTTCCTGACCGCCGATTACGCGTTCGGGAAGTCGCTGGAGAAGAACACCGCCGAGGTGGTTCTTCAGGAAGGCGGCAAAGTGCTGGGTCATGTGCTGCACCCGTTCCCGGCCCAGGATTTTTCCTCGTTCCTGTTGCAGGCCCAGTCGTCGGGCGCCCAGGTGATCGGGCTGGCCAACGCCGGCAACGACACCATCAACGCCATCAAGCAGGCGGCCGAGTTCGGCATCACGCCGAAGCAGTCGCTGGCCGGTCTCCTGATGTTCATCACGGACGTGCACAGCCTGGGGCTGAAAGCCACCCAGGGGATGTACCTCACCACGGGCTTCTACTGGGACCGGAACGACGAGACACGGGCCTGGTCGAAGCGCTTTTATGAACAGAAAAAACGTATGCCCACGATGGTTCATGCGGGAGACTATTCGGCGGTGACCCACTACCTGGAGGCGGTCAAGGCCGTCGGTACCGACGACACGAAGGTTGTGATGGCCAGGATGAAGGCGACGCCGATCAACGATTTCTTCGCCAGGAACGGGAAGATCCGGGTCGATGGCCGCATGGTGCACGACATGTACCTGGCCCAGGTGAAGAAACCGGGGGAGTCCAAATACCCTTGGGATTACTATCACATCCGGCAGGTGATCCCGGCGGACCAGGCGTTCATGCCGTTGTCCAAGAGCACGTGCCCACTCGTTAAGAAATAAGGCGGACCGCACGCGGGGCGGAAGGCCTGGCCTTCCGCCCCGCTTTTGCG
The sequence above is drawn from the Deltaproteobacteria bacterium CG2_30_66_27 genome and encodes:
- a CDS encoding ABC transporter ATP-binding protein, yielding MLDGEYILETRSLTKEFSGFVAVNDVSLHVKRGSIHALIGPNGAGKTTFFNLITKFLSPTSGRIFFDGIDITREKPAQTARRGVIRSFQISAVFPHLTVLENVRIGLQRTLGTSFHFWKSEKTLNILNDRAMELLTAVDLAPFASVITVELPYGRKRALEIATTLAMNPELMLLDEPTQGMGHEDVGRIVELIRKVSANRTVLMVEHNLSVVADLSDIITVMQRGSILAEGPYTEVSNNPEVLEAYVGTADE
- a CDS encoding ABC transporter ATP-binding protein — translated: MNSFEYLRVTDLHAFYGESHILHGIDFTVNRGELVTLLGRNGAGRTTTLKAILGLVGKRTGSIMVNGREVVDLPTHKIAHLGIGYCPEERGIYSSLSLEENLLLPPIVSSGGMSLEEIYEMFPQLAMRKNIQGGRLSGGEQQMLAMARILRTGARLLLLDEITEGLAPVIVQTLGRVIRNLKEKGLTIVMVEQNFRFAARLADRHYVMEHGGIVEMVRKENLASRIDKLHEYLGV
- a CDS encoding ABC transporter permease, whose amino-acid sequence is MKRKLLSALICAALMIHVGATAEAASKISDGVVKIGVLTDMSGTYSDLAGPGSLIAVQMAVADFIAKEKPGFKIEVISADHQNKGDIAAIKAREWIDREKVDVIVDLVTTSTALAVMKVAKEKNRITMVSGAASTPITNEQCTDINVHWTYDTYALAVGTGKAVVKQGGKTWFFLTADYAFGKSLEKNTAEVVLQEGGKVLGHVLHPFPAQDFSSFLLQAQSSGAQVIGLANAGNDTINAIKQAAEFGITPKQSLAGLLMFITDVHSLGLKATQGMYLTTGFYWDRNDETRAWSKRFYEQKKRMPTMVHAGDYSAVTHYLEAVKAVGTDDTKVVMARMKATPINDFFARNGKIRVDGRMVHDMYLAQVKKPGESKYPWDYYHIRQVIPADQAFMPLSKSTCPLVKK